The Frankiaceae bacterium genome includes a region encoding these proteins:
- a CDS encoding type 1 glutamine amidotransferase gives MRAFVVEHLAERGSGGFDTWLPEAGLDLDVHWVPADGPPPKALPGGYDALVLMGGAMGVPDDGTTHRWLHDEYALVRDAVQRHVPTLGVCLGGQVMAQALGGEVIRGRVGPEAGVRPLHLLPAAAADPLLHDLPAIVNAVQWHWDEVLTLPPGAVHLAASPAYPHQAFRVGERAWGVQFHPEAGPALTQGWARADEAALKEAGEDAYALAAEVEARWPELEATWRPVAERFAGVVRVTSG, from the coding sequence GTGAGGGCGTTCGTCGTCGAGCACCTGGCCGAACGCGGCTCGGGCGGCTTCGACACGTGGCTCCCCGAGGCGGGCCTCGACCTCGACGTCCACTGGGTCCCCGCCGACGGCCCGCCCCCCAAGGCCCTTCCCGGGGGGTACGACGCCCTCGTCCTCATGGGCGGCGCGATGGGGGTCCCCGACGACGGCACCACGCACCGCTGGCTCCACGACGAGTACGCCCTCGTCCGCGACGCGGTCCAGCGCCACGTCCCCACGCTCGGCGTCTGCCTCGGCGGCCAGGTGATGGCCCAGGCGCTCGGCGGCGAGGTGATCCGCGGCCGGGTCGGGCCTGAGGCCGGAGTACGCCCGCTCCACCTGCTCCCCGCCGCGGCCGCCGACCCGCTGCTGCACGACCTCCCCGCCATCGTGAACGCCGTCCAGTGGCACTGGGACGAGGTACTCACGCTCCCGCCGGGCGCCGTGCACCTCGCGGCGTCGCCGGCGTACCCGCACCAGGCGTTCCGCGTGGGGGAGCGGGCGTGGGGCGTGCAGTTCCACCCCGAGGCCGGCCCCGCGCTCACCCAGGGCTGGGCACGCGCGGACGAGGCGGCGCTGAAGGAGGCCGGGGAGGACGCGTACGCCCTCGCGGCCGAGGTCGAGGCCCGCTGGCCCGAGCTCGAGGCCACCTGGCGCCCCGTCGCCGAACGCTTCGCGGGTGTCGTCAGGGTGACATCGGGCTGA
- the ftsH gene encoding ATP-dependent zinc metalloprotease FtsH yields the protein MAEETELDFRARVRKVQDLTKSWFRQKRRARAAKRKAGGGRGMMMGLIASLVVLFVAFGLCLNFTSSNDVKGERVTLDQVTALLDQGRITNATIKDFDNELVAEYGVLKVATNPKTGKPVQEFPKNPNLPDDAPANDHVSSGAIHASLPSSGQAYSALVQQFKAADTRYEIDKQSTKQNVRTVATFLLPLMILANLFALLFSLGKGSGSAIGEVMTFGKIGKGEAKKGKSYIGFDDVGGADEAVAELREVRDYLMNPAKYEALGAAPPKGVLLFGPPGTGKTLLAKAVAGEAGVPFFSVAGAEFVESLVGVGAARVRDLFARVRAAAPAIVFIDELDAAGRKRGAGGGGGGSDEREQTLNQLLVEMDGFEVSAGIVVMGATNRPDILDPALMRPGRFDRHITIERPELDGRIHILKIHARGKPIGPDVDLEFVASRTPGFTGADLANVVNEATLLTIREHRQEVTARDFEEAIFRVVNGPKRRGRVLSVEERQRTAFHEAGHVIVAAAAGRADEVHRVSILSRGRAVATVQMGADAEATLFSRSQLRAKLVTTMGGIAAENLIFGEGSTGGEQDIEQATDLARDMVARYGMSPELGPVRLLAHASEGFLGNDIPLGEISIETQSAIDQEIRRLVAEAQAEATALLSRHRKTLDDLASRLDEEETLEGETLQQVLAPIEAEMASERISPTGKVATKSNGTRTRRAKTPVS from the coding sequence ATGGCCGAGGAGACTGAGCTCGACTTCCGAGCTCGCGTCCGGAAGGTCCAGGACCTCACGAAGTCCTGGTTCCGGCAGAAGCGCCGCGCGCGCGCCGCCAAGCGCAAGGCCGGTGGCGGTCGCGGCATGATGATGGGGCTCATCGCCTCGCTCGTCGTGCTGTTCGTCGCGTTCGGGCTCTGTCTGAACTTCACGTCGTCGAACGACGTGAAGGGCGAGCGGGTCACGCTCGACCAGGTCACGGCGCTCCTCGACCAGGGCCGGATCACCAACGCCACGATCAAGGACTTCGACAACGAGCTCGTCGCCGAGTACGGCGTGCTCAAGGTCGCGACGAACCCGAAGACCGGCAAGCCGGTCCAGGAGTTCCCGAAGAACCCCAACCTCCCGGACGACGCCCCCGCCAACGACCACGTGTCGAGCGGTGCCATCCACGCGTCGCTGCCGTCGAGCGGGCAGGCGTACTCCGCGCTCGTGCAGCAGTTCAAGGCCGCTGACACGCGCTACGAGATCGACAAGCAGTCGACGAAGCAGAACGTCCGCACGGTCGCGACGTTCCTGCTGCCGCTGATGATCCTGGCCAACCTCTTCGCGCTGCTCTTCTCGCTCGGCAAGGGCTCCGGCTCGGCCATCGGCGAGGTCATGACGTTCGGCAAGATCGGCAAGGGCGAGGCGAAGAAGGGCAAGTCGTACATCGGCTTCGACGACGTGGGTGGCGCCGACGAGGCGGTCGCCGAGCTTCGCGAGGTCCGCGACTACCTCATGAACCCCGCCAAGTACGAGGCGCTCGGCGCCGCGCCGCCGAAGGGCGTTCTCCTCTTCGGGCCTCCCGGCACCGGCAAGACCCTGCTGGCAAAGGCGGTCGCCGGCGAGGCGGGTGTGCCGTTCTTCTCCGTCGCGGGTGCCGAGTTCGTCGAGTCCCTCGTGGGCGTCGGCGCGGCCCGTGTCCGTGACCTGTTCGCTCGTGTACGTGCCGCTGCCCCGGCCATCGTCTTCATCGACGAGCTCGACGCGGCCGGCCGCAAGCGTGGTGCCGGCGGCGGCGGTGGCGGTTCGGACGAGCGCGAGCAGACGCTGAACCAGCTCCTCGTCGAGATGGACGGCTTCGAGGTCTCCGCCGGCATCGTCGTCATGGGCGCCACCAACCGCCCCGACATCCTCGACCCGGCGCTCATGCGTCCCGGCCGTTTCGACCGGCACATCACCATCGAGCGCCCCGAGCTCGACGGCCGCATCCACATCCTCAAGATCCACGCCCGCGGCAAGCCGATCGGGCCGGACGTCGACCTGGAGTTCGTCGCGAGCCGTACGCCGGGCTTCACCGGCGCCGACCTGGCGAACGTCGTCAACGAGGCCACCCTGCTGACGATCCGCGAGCACCGGCAGGAGGTCACCGCGAGGGACTTCGAGGAGGCCATCTTCCGCGTGGTCAACGGCCCGAAGCGCCGCGGCCGCGTCCTGTCCGTCGAGGAGCGCCAGCGCACGGCGTTCCACGAGGCCGGTCACGTCATCGTCGCCGCGGCGGCGGGGCGTGCGGACGAGGTGCACCGCGTCTCGATCCTGTCGCGCGGCCGTGCCGTCGCCACCGTGCAGATGGGTGCCGACGCCGAGGCCACGCTGTTCTCCCGTTCGCAGCTGCGCGCCAAGCTCGTCACCACGATGGGCGGCATCGCGGCCGAGAACCTCATCTTCGGTGAGGGCTCGACCGGCGGCGAGCAGGACATCGAGCAGGCCACCGACCTGGCGCGCGACATGGTCGCCCGCTACGGCATGAGCCCCGAGCTCGGGCCGGTCCGCCTCCTGGCGCACGCCAGCGAGGGCTTCCTCGGCAACGACATCCCGCTCGGCGAGATCTCGATCGAGACCCAGTCGGCGATCGACCAGGAGATCCGCCGCCTGGTCGCCGAGGCCCAGGCCGAGGCGACGGCGCTGCTCTCGCGTCACCGCAAGACGCTCGACGACCTGGCCAGCCGGCTGGACGAGGAAGAAACCCTCGAGGGCGAGACGTTGCAGCAGGTGCTGGCCCCGATCGAGGCCGAGATGGCCTCCGAGCGGATCAGCCCGACCGGCAAGGTCGCCACGAAGTCGAACGGCACCAGGACGCGGCGGGCGAAGACTCCCGTCTCGTAA
- a CDS encoding bifunctional [glutamine synthetase] adenylyltransferase/[glutamine synthetase]-adenylyl-L-tyrosine phosphorylase, translating into MARVAYEGDGALARLGFADVARAARLLGPEGPLRLWDGGPVDAGADAVVRALGDSANPDLALTALGRLAEVTAKPAVLRAALRSDASLRQRLIAVLATSTALGDHLARHPRDWPMLGRPTFGTSRPTAHGLRERLLTAVGATDSGWVVTAAGNGPEQLDALRAAYRSALLDLAARDLAGTCAVDDVAAELADLAAAALDAGLAIAAAGLPDGAEPCRLAVIGMGKTGGRELNYVSDVDVVFAAEAMDGGDEDAALRTATLLANGLIRACGTTTSEGALWPVDAALRPEGKAGPLVRTLASHEAYYRRWAKTWEFQALLKARPVAGDLALGERYVATVSPLVWSAGERPEFVEDIRAMKRRVEGSVPASEAARQLKLAPGGLRDVEFAVQLLQLVHGRADTSLRVRGTLQALERLAVGGYVGEDDADALAEAYRFLRKVEHRLQLQRLRRTHTIPADPAGLEWLARSLGYRGDPVAEFQAEQARHAVEVRRLHEKLFYRPLLSTVAKLGPDALRLTPEAARERLDALGFDDPAGALRHLEALTGGLSRRALSLRTMLPVMLPWFADAHDPDGGLLAFRTVAEALGSSPWFLALLRDSEHAAERLARLLSTSRYVADLLGRAPEAAGMVARDADLAPRAPEALAAEMLAVVSRSESPEAAAAALRAVRRSEVLRIACADLLGLATIDEVGPALTAVADATIAAALVAATRAVEPLACRIAVIGMGRLGGREQGYGSDADVLFVHEPLDGVPESEAAASAKAVAEELRRLLSLPAPDPPLLVDADLRPEGKQGPLSLSLSGYARYYERRAAVWEAQALLRARFVAGDAELGERFAALVEPIRWPGEFPETSAREVRRIKARVEAERLARGVDRTRHTKLGPGGLADVEWTVQLLQLTHAARVPGLRTTSTLDALAAAAEAGLVRRDDADTLRAAWCSATRARNALMLVRGRPSDVLPDDARTVNGVARAVGYPAGSRVEFLDAYRKATRRARAVVERVFYA; encoded by the coding sequence ATGGCGCGGGTGGCGTACGAGGGCGACGGCGCGCTCGCGCGGCTCGGCTTCGCCGACGTCGCGCGCGCGGCCAGGCTGCTCGGCCCCGAGGGTCCGCTGCGGCTCTGGGACGGCGGCCCCGTCGACGCCGGCGCCGACGCCGTGGTCCGCGCGCTGGGCGACAGCGCCAACCCGGACCTTGCGCTGACCGCACTCGGCCGCCTCGCCGAGGTCACCGCCAAGCCCGCCGTGCTCCGCGCCGCGCTGCGCTCCGACGCGTCGTTGCGGCAGCGCCTGATCGCCGTGCTCGCGACCTCGACCGCGCTCGGCGACCACCTGGCGCGGCACCCGAGGGACTGGCCGATGCTGGGGCGGCCGACGTTCGGGACGAGCAGGCCCACCGCCCACGGCCTGCGCGAACGCCTCCTCACCGCCGTCGGCGCGACGGACTCCGGCTGGGTCGTGACAGCCGCCGGCAACGGCCCCGAGCAGCTCGACGCGCTGCGGGCTGCGTACCGCTCGGCGCTGCTGGACCTCGCCGCCCGCGACCTCGCCGGCACGTGCGCCGTGGACGACGTCGCGGCGGAGCTGGCCGACCTCGCCGCCGCCGCGCTCGACGCGGGCCTCGCGATCGCCGCCGCGGGCCTGCCCGACGGCGCGGAGCCCTGCCGGCTCGCCGTCATCGGCATGGGCAAGACCGGCGGCCGCGAGCTCAACTACGTCAGCGACGTCGACGTCGTCTTCGCCGCGGAGGCCATGGACGGCGGCGACGAGGACGCCGCGCTGCGCACCGCCACGCTGCTCGCCAACGGCCTCATCCGCGCCTGCGGCACGACGACGTCCGAGGGCGCGCTCTGGCCCGTGGACGCGGCGCTACGGCCTGAGGGCAAGGCGGGGCCGCTGGTCCGCACGCTCGCCAGCCACGAGGCGTACTACCGGCGCTGGGCGAAGACGTGGGAGTTCCAGGCGCTGCTCAAGGCCCGCCCCGTCGCGGGCGACCTGGCGCTGGGGGAGCGGTACGTCGCCACGGTGAGCCCGCTGGTCTGGTCGGCGGGGGAGCGGCCGGAGTTCGTCGAGGACATCCGCGCGATGAAGCGCCGCGTCGAGGGCTCCGTACCCGCGTCCGAGGCGGCGCGGCAGCTCAAGCTGGCGCCGGGAGGGCTGCGGGACGTGGAGTTCGCGGTGCAGCTCCTCCAGCTCGTGCACGGCCGCGCGGACACCTCGCTGCGGGTGCGCGGGACGTTGCAGGCGCTCGAACGCCTCGCCGTCGGCGGCTACGTCGGCGAGGACGACGCCGACGCGCTGGCGGAGGCGTACCGGTTCCTCCGCAAGGTCGAGCACCGGCTCCAGCTGCAGCGCCTCCGCCGTACGCACACCATCCCCGCCGACCCCGCGGGCCTGGAGTGGCTGGCGCGCAGCCTCGGCTACCGCGGCGACCCGGTCGCGGAGTTCCAGGCGGAGCAGGCGCGGCACGCGGTCGAGGTACGCCGCCTGCACGAGAAGCTCTTCTACCGCCCGCTGCTGTCCACCGTCGCCAAGCTCGGCCCCGACGCGCTGCGCCTCACCCCCGAGGCCGCGCGCGAGCGGCTCGACGCGCTCGGCTTCGACGACCCGGCGGGCGCGCTGCGGCACCTCGAGGCGCTGACCGGCGGTCTGTCCCGCCGCGCGCTGAGCCTGCGCACGATGCTGCCGGTGATGCTGCCGTGGTTCGCCGACGCGCACGACCCCGACGGGGGGCTGCTGGCGTTCCGTACGGTCGCCGAGGCGCTCGGGTCCTCGCCGTGGTTCCTCGCGCTGCTCCGCGACTCCGAGCACGCCGCCGAACGCCTCGCCCGCCTGCTCTCCACCAGCCGCTACGTCGCCGACCTGCTCGGCCGCGCGCCCGAGGCGGCGGGCATGGTGGCCCGCGACGCCGACCTCGCGCCGCGGGCGCCCGAGGCGCTGGCCGCGGAGATGCTCGCGGTGGTCAGCCGGTCCGAGAGCCCCGAGGCCGCGGCGGCCGCGCTGCGCGCCGTACGCCGCTCCGAGGTCCTGCGCATCGCCTGTGCCGACCTGCTCGGCCTCGCCACGATCGACGAGGTGGGCCCCGCGCTGACCGCCGTCGCCGACGCCACCATCGCCGCCGCGCTCGTCGCGGCGACCCGCGCGGTCGAGCCGCTGGCCTGCCGGATCGCCGTCATCGGCATGGGCAGGCTCGGCGGGCGGGAGCAGGGGTACGGCTCCGACGCCGACGTGCTGTTCGTGCACGAGCCCCTCGACGGCGTTCCCGAGTCGGAGGCCGCCGCGAGCGCGAAGGCCGTCGCCGAGGAGCTGCGCAGGCTGCTGTCGCTGCCCGCGCCCGACCCGCCGCTGCTCGTGGACGCCGACCTGCGCCCCGAGGGCAAGCAGGGGCCGCTCTCGCTGAGCCTGTCCGGCTACGCCCGCTACTACGAGCGCCGCGCCGCCGTGTGGGAGGCCCAGGCGCTGCTCCGCGCGCGGTTCGTGGCGGGCGACGCGGAGCTGGGGGAGCGCTTCGCCGCCTTGGTCGAGCCCATCCGCTGGCCCGGGGAGTTCCCCGAGACGAGCGCGCGCGAGGTACGCCGTATCAAGGCCCGCGTCGAGGCCGAGCGGCTGGCCCGCGGCGTGGACAGGACACGGCACACCAAGCTCGGCCCCGGCGGCCTCGCCGACGTCGAGTGGACCGTCCAGCTGCTCCAGCTCACGCACGCCGCGCGCGTGCCGGGGCTGCGTACGACGTCCACTCTCGACGCCCTCGCCGCGGCGGCCGAGGCGGGCCTCGTGCGGCGCGACGACGCCGACACGCTGCGGGCCGCATGGTGCTCGGCGACCCGGGCAAGGAATGCGTTGATGCTGGTCAGGGGTCGGCCTTCCGACGTGCTGCCCGACGACGCGCGTACGGTCAACGGCGTTGCCCGCGCGGTCGGCTACCCTGCGGGCAGCCGCGTCGAGTTCCTGGACGCGTACCGGAAGGCGACCCGCCGGGCACGCGCCGTCGTGGAGAGGGTGTTCTACGCGTGA
- a CDS encoding alpha/beta hydrolase, with product MTTAPEVPGATSRTVAVDGVRFHLWSAGPARKRKTTPVLLLHGVPETAATWSALIADLAKDRVVIAPDLKGLGSSEARAPYDIPTLVDELAALVLHEVDGQVDVVGHDWGGSLALGLAGARPDLVRRLVVIAAPYREIDFTRAWYMGVAALPLVPDVAFHLGAEQILRRTHELLWKAPGQSAHLEHYVAAYTPPERWGAMLSYYRAAVRPRLTAGVTALLHGDKPGSGLPKVKVERALVVWGTDDPPLPLHVGEAVVRDLGPDATMLTVPGVGHWPHEEAPDVVLPAVTEFLRAT from the coding sequence GTGACGACTGCTCCCGAGGTGCCAGGCGCGACCTCTCGTACGGTCGCGGTCGACGGCGTGCGTTTCCACCTCTGGTCGGCCGGTCCGGCGCGCAAGCGCAAGACGACGCCGGTGCTGCTGCTGCACGGCGTACCCGAGACGGCCGCCACGTGGAGCGCCCTCATCGCGGACCTCGCCAAGGACCGCGTCGTCATCGCCCCCGACCTCAAGGGGCTCGGCAGCAGCGAGGCGCGGGCGCCGTACGACATCCCGACGCTCGTCGACGAGCTGGCCGCGCTGGTGCTGCACGAGGTCGACGGCCAGGTCGACGTCGTCGGCCACGACTGGGGCGGCTCCCTCGCCCTCGGCCTCGCGGGCGCCCGGCCCGACCTCGTACGCCGGCTCGTCGTCATCGCGGCGCCGTACCGCGAGATCGACTTCACGCGCGCCTGGTACATGGGAGTGGCCGCCCTGCCGCTCGTGCCGGACGTGGCGTTCCACCTCGGGGCGGAGCAGATCCTCCGGCGGACGCACGAGCTCCTCTGGAAGGCGCCCGGGCAGTCGGCCCATCTCGAGCACTACGTCGCCGCCTACACCCCGCCCGAGCGGTGGGGCGCGATGCTGTCGTACTACCGCGCCGCGGTCCGCCCACGACTGACGGCCGGTGTCACCGCGCTGCTCCACGGCGACAAGCCGGGGAGCGGCCTGCCCAAGGTGAAGGTCGAACGCGCTCTGGTCGTCTGGGGGACGGACGATCCGCCGTTGCCGTTGCACGTCGGCGAAGCCGTCGTACGCGACCTCGGTCCGGATGCCACCATGCTCACCGTCCCCGGCGTCGGGCACTGGCCGCACGAAGAGGCCCCCGACGTCGTGCTGCCGGCGGTGACGGAGTTCCTCAGAGCGACGTAG
- a CDS encoding MFS transporter: protein MASTDYDRPATYREVLAVKEFRALYAAHVTSLLGDQAAKVALAILVLERSDSPLLAALAYAVGYLPWIVGGPILSPLADRRPRREVMVRCDLVRAAAVGAMALPGMPLWLLFILLLGASLLMPPFEAARAATMPDVLTGDRYVVASSLSNITNQLCQVAGFVLGGAAVVALQPRGALAANAMSFLLSALFIARGVKHRPAVERDARVTLRRDMAEGARVVFSTPVLRSILLLAWSGAAFAMVPEGLAVTYARRLGEGAMATGFLTAAIPAGLVVGALLIGRLMGPRQRIRWMRPLAAASFVPLILTLLHPPVWGAVLLWGLSGVGLAYQLPANATFMLAVPTEARGRAFGLAQTGIQAFQGISIAGAGALALVLEPYQVIALAGVGGFGSVMALGVGWPGEELAALHAPVPPGEELGDMTFGDIPIEGPEPRVSEIPALWTGPYLLSPRKRVLLAKLVRDRSATPESSTPSGGR from the coding sequence GTGGCATCGACCGACTACGACCGCCCTGCCACCTACCGCGAGGTCCTCGCGGTCAAGGAGTTCCGCGCTCTCTACGCCGCGCACGTCACGTCGCTGCTCGGCGACCAGGCGGCGAAGGTCGCGCTCGCCATCCTCGTCCTCGAACGCTCCGACAGCCCCCTGCTCGCGGCGCTCGCGTACGCCGTCGGCTACCTCCCCTGGATCGTCGGCGGGCCGATCCTCTCGCCGCTCGCCGACCGTCGGCCGCGCCGCGAGGTCATGGTGCGCTGCGACCTCGTCCGCGCCGCCGCCGTCGGCGCGATGGCGCTGCCCGGCATGCCGCTGTGGCTGCTGTTCATCCTGCTGCTCGGTGCGTCGCTCCTCATGCCGCCGTTCGAGGCGGCGCGCGCCGCGACGATGCCGGACGTCCTCACCGGCGACCGCTACGTCGTCGCCTCCTCGCTGTCGAACATCACCAACCAGCTCTGCCAGGTGGCCGGCTTCGTCCTCGGCGGCGCGGCCGTCGTGGCCCTGCAGCCGCGCGGCGCGCTCGCCGCCAACGCCATGTCGTTCCTGCTCTCGGCGCTGTTCATCGCGCGCGGGGTCAAGCACCGCCCCGCGGTCGAGCGCGACGCCCGCGTGACGCTGCGTCGCGACATGGCGGAGGGCGCGCGGGTCGTGTTCTCGACGCCGGTGCTGCGGTCGATCCTGCTGCTGGCCTGGAGCGGCGCGGCGTTCGCGATGGTGCCCGAGGGGCTGGCGGTGACGTACGCGCGCCGGCTCGGCGAGGGCGCGATGGCGACCGGCTTCCTCACCGCCGCGATCCCCGCGGGGCTCGTCGTCGGCGCCCTGCTCATCGGCCGGCTCATGGGGCCGCGGCAACGCATCCGCTGGATGCGCCCGCTCGCGGCGGCGTCGTTCGTGCCGCTGATCCTCACGCTGCTGCACCCGCCGGTGTGGGGCGCGGTGCTGCTGTGGGGGCTCTCCGGCGTCGGGCTGGCGTACCAGCTCCCCGCCAACGCGACGTTCATGCTCGCGGTGCCGACCGAGGCACGCGGCAGGGCGTTCGGGCTGGCGCAGACGGGGATCCAGGCGTTCCAGGGCATCTCCATCGCGGGCGCCGGCGCACTGGCGCTCGTCCTCGAGCCGTACCAGGTCATCGCGCTCGCCGGCGTCGGGGGGTTCGGCTCGGTCATGGCTCTCGGCGTCGGCTGGCCGGGCGAGGAGCTCGCCGCGCTGCACGCCCCCGTGCCGCCCGGCGAGGAGCTGGGCGACATGACGTTCGGCGACATCCCGATCGAGGGGCCCGAGCCGCGCGTCTCCGAGATCCCCGCGCTGTGGACGGGCCCGTACCTGCTCTCGCCCCGCAAGCGCGTGCTGCTCGCGAAGCTCGTCCGCGACCGTTCGGCTACGCCGGAGTCGTCAACCCCGTCGGGAGGTCGGTGA
- a CDS encoding phosphatase PAP2 family protein, translating into MAATQEPMTAPPQNPAREGSPAKRGPFPLFRRERRPPRWWQELAFIGVSYVLYGMVRNHFGNPLPVNCETRPLTDFQSIACGRAYDLLHLERTLNIDIEHALNRIAVHTEWFAVFSNYFYALAHFVVTISVLIWLYRRHPLQYRPMRTALYVCNVIALLGYWLYSLAPPRFLPAEGYVDTVKVFGTWGSYASGDLATTSNQFAAMPSMHIGWALWSGLAIFWLARHRWVRWAGIAYPVVVLIVIMATANHFILDAVGGAIALGIGFAAQRLLSGEPAVDQSVAQPPLTDLPTGLTTPA; encoded by the coding sequence GTGGCGGCGACGCAGGAGCCGATGACGGCTCCCCCGCAGAACCCCGCGCGGGAGGGGAGCCCTGCCAAGCGCGGGCCGTTCCCGCTGTTCCGCCGCGAACGCCGCCCTCCCCGCTGGTGGCAGGAGCTCGCGTTCATCGGCGTCAGCTACGTGCTCTACGGGATGGTCCGCAACCACTTCGGCAACCCGCTGCCGGTCAACTGCGAGACCCGGCCGCTCACCGACTTCCAGTCCATCGCCTGCGGGCGGGCGTACGACCTGCTCCACCTCGAGCGCACCCTCAACATCGACATCGAGCACGCCCTCAACCGCATCGCCGTGCACACGGAGTGGTTCGCGGTCTTCTCCAACTACTTCTACGCCCTCGCGCACTTCGTCGTGACCATCAGCGTGCTGATCTGGCTCTACCGCAGGCACCCGCTGCAGTACCGCCCGATGCGCACCGCCCTCTACGTCTGCAACGTCATCGCGCTGCTCGGCTACTGGCTCTACTCCCTCGCGCCGCCGCGCTTCCTCCCCGCGGAGGGGTACGTCGACACGGTGAAGGTGTTCGGGACGTGGGGCTCGTACGCCTCGGGCGACCTCGCGACGACGAGCAACCAGTTCGCGGCGATGCCGTCGATGCACATCGGCTGGGCGCTCTGGTCGGGCCTCGCGATCTTCTGGCTGGCGCGGCACCGGTGGGTGCGGTGGGCAGGGATCGCGTACCCCGTGGTGGTGCTGATCGTCATCATGGCGACGGCCAACCACTTCATCCTCGACGCGGTCGGCGGGGCGATCGCGCTCGGCATCGGCTTCGCGGCGCAGCGCCTCCTGTCCGGCGAGCCGGCGGTCGACCAGTCGGTGGCTCAGCCGCCGCTCACCGACCTCCCGACGGGGTTGACGACTCCGGCGTAG
- a CDS encoding sialidase family protein, translated as MTDVRSRRARSTVFPAVGRVRRVPVSVAAALACAVTGAPAGAAAAPRCDVVRVAGGAVLCASSAGAFAVSRDGGRTWPTRGTVEKSATAVLEVAVSPGFDEDRTAWVQTTHGWYVSRDGGATFAGLDVVAEARPDVAAAYVDPAGSPVLVAMGRLAATPPNGAEYRLAGGQWVKTPIAGPVNAYPVDLVLPPAYPSAAARVVTQSFVSGENDATGVLADGASVRECRAAFVCAPPSFRAGDGQVAIATGEIVPGQQYLFTADYDTAAVRVHRGRDWGAAWSRWPSLEKLLAPLARSSGDAGLVLPALTVTAAPDRPARLFAMVTNTRARLDGAMTSIAAKERVAAFRLLRSDDDGKTWREVGASYARAQRPRAAARTLPWNGGAGELRLYAASGRLYLVAAYDGHSTRAPYGRNALYVSSDSGATWRRATA; from the coding sequence ATGACGGACGTACGTTCCCGCCGGGCGCGTTCGACGGTGTTCCCTGCCGTCGGGCGCGTCCGGCGTGTCCCCGTCTCTGTCGCCGCCGCGCTCGCCTGCGCGGTCACCGGCGCGCCTGCGGGAGCGGCGGCTGCGCCCCGCTGCGACGTCGTCCGCGTGGCGGGCGGCGCCGTGCTCTGCGCGTCGTCGGCCGGTGCGTTCGCGGTCAGCCGCGACGGCGGGCGTACGTGGCCCACGAGGGGGACGGTCGAGAAGAGCGCGACCGCGGTGCTCGAGGTCGCGGTGTCGCCGGGCTTCGACGAGGACCGCACCGCCTGGGTTCAGACCACGCACGGGTGGTACGTGTCGCGCGACGGCGGCGCGACGTTCGCCGGGCTCGACGTCGTCGCGGAGGCCAGGCCGGACGTCGCGGCAGCCTACGTCGACCCCGCCGGGTCGCCCGTTCTCGTCGCGATGGGGCGGCTGGCGGCCACGCCGCCGAACGGCGCCGAGTACCGCCTCGCGGGCGGGCAGTGGGTCAAGACACCGATCGCCGGGCCGGTCAACGCCTACCCCGTCGACCTCGTGCTCCCGCCCGCCTACCCGTCGGCGGCGGCGCGGGTCGTGACGCAGTCGTTCGTCAGCGGTGAGAACGACGCGACCGGCGTCCTCGCCGACGGCGCCTCGGTCCGCGAGTGCCGCGCGGCGTTCGTCTGCGCTCCGCCGTCGTTCCGGGCGGGTGACGGGCAGGTCGCGATCGCGACCGGCGAGATCGTCCCCGGTCAGCAGTACCTGTTCACCGCCGACTACGACACCGCCGCCGTCCGCGTCCACCGCGGGCGCGACTGGGGCGCGGCGTGGTCGCGCTGGCCGTCCCTGGAGAAGCTCCTCGCGCCGTTGGCCAGGAGCTCCGGCGACGCCGGCCTCGTGCTGCCCGCCCTCACCGTCACCGCCGCGCCGGACCGGCCGGCGCGGCTGTTCGCGATGGTGACCAACACACGTGCGCGGCTCGACGGCGCCATGACGTCGATCGCGGCCAAGGAGCGCGTCGCCGCGTTCCGGCTGCTGCGCAGCGACGACGACGGCAAGACCTGGCGCGAGGTCGGCGCGTCGTACGCACGCGCGCAGCGCCCCCGAGCGGCAGCCCGCACGCTGCCGTGGAACGGCGGCGCGGGCGAGCTGCGCCTCTACGCCGCGTCCGGGCGGCTCTACCTCGTGGCGGCGTACGACGGCCACTCGACGCGGGCTCCGTACGGCCGCAACGCCCTGTACGTCTCGTCCGACTCGGGCGCGACCTGGCGGCGCGCGACGGCCTGA